In Mycolicibacterium phocaicum, one DNA window encodes the following:
- a CDS encoding phosphatase PAP2 family protein, whose protein sequence is MADVPRGEDAILVGVQSALTGRPGVLAGARVLSYFGEHSLGWFAVCGLGALLQPQRRRAWVTAGVGTFFAHAAAVLIKRVVKRERPQHPAIAVNVGTPSRLSFPSAHATSTAAAAILIGRATGLPLPWFLVPPMALSRLVLGVHYPTDVLTGVVVGTAVAESVGAISERTAKREPKAGA, encoded by the coding sequence ATTGCCGACGTCCCGCGCGGTGAGGACGCCATCCTGGTCGGCGTCCAGTCCGCACTGACCGGCCGTCCCGGCGTCCTCGCCGGCGCCCGGGTGCTGTCGTACTTCGGTGAGCACAGCCTGGGCTGGTTCGCCGTCTGTGGTCTGGGCGCGCTGCTGCAACCGCAGCGTCGCCGGGCCTGGGTGACGGCCGGTGTCGGCACCTTCTTCGCGCATGCGGCGGCCGTGCTGATCAAGCGGGTCGTGAAACGTGAACGCCCGCAACACCCGGCCATCGCCGTCAACGTCGGCACCCCGAGCCGGCTGAGCTTCCCGTCGGCGCATGCGACGTCGACCGCCGCCGCCGCGATCCTCATCGGCCGGGCCACGGGCCTGCCGCTGCCGTGGTTCCTGGTGCCGCCGATGGCGTTGTCGCGCTTGGTTCTCGGCGTGCACTATCCCACTGACGTCCTGACCGGTGTCGTGGTGGGAACCGCGGTCGCCGAATCAGTCGGCGCGATTTCCGAGCGAACTGCAAAGCGCGAACCGAAGGCTGGGGCATGA
- a CDS encoding lysophospholipid acyltransferase family protein — protein MEPVFRGIEIAAKAAVAATGTRITYQGLEHIPDTGGAVIAINHTAYVDFLPAGLAATHRRRRVRFMLKAEVQQVPMGNFLVKRAGLIPVDRSSGGDAYPVAVERLRAGELVGVYPEATISRSFELKEFKTGVARMALDAQVPIIPVIVWGVHRMWTKDHPKRLGRKKIPVIVRVGAPITANGPVAQVMAMLQQTMTDQLHAVQEEYPHPAGEYWVPRRLGGGAPTPEEAEVLEKAERARREAGGR, from the coding sequence ATGGAGCCAGTTTTCCGCGGCATCGAGATTGCCGCAAAGGCGGCGGTCGCCGCCACGGGAACCCGCATCACTTACCAAGGGCTGGAACATATTCCGGATACCGGCGGTGCGGTGATCGCGATCAACCACACCGCTTACGTCGACTTCCTGCCGGCCGGTCTGGCCGCCACCCATCGCCGCCGCCGGGTGCGCTTCATGCTCAAGGCCGAGGTGCAGCAGGTGCCGATGGGCAACTTCCTGGTCAAGCGGGCCGGGCTCATCCCCGTCGACCGCAGTTCCGGTGGCGACGCGTATCCCGTCGCCGTCGAGCGGCTGCGCGCCGGGGAACTGGTCGGGGTGTACCCGGAGGCCACGATCAGCCGCAGTTTCGAGCTCAAGGAGTTCAAGACCGGCGTGGCGCGGATGGCACTCGACGCGCAGGTGCCGATCATCCCGGTGATCGTCTGGGGTGTGCACCGGATGTGGACCAAGGACCACCCGAAGCGGTTGGGGCGCAAGAAGATTCCGGTCATCGTCCGGGTCGGTGCGCCGATCACGGCGAACGGTCCGGTGGCCCAGGTGATGGCGATGCTGCAGCAGACGATGACCGATCAGCTCCATGCGGTGCAGGAGGAATACCCGCACCCGGCGGGTGAGTACTGGGTGCCGCGCCGGCTGGGTGGCGGCGCCCCGACGCCTGAGGAGGCCGAAGTGCTGGAGAAGGCCGAGCGGGCCCGTCGGGAAGCCGGGGGCCGGTGA
- the glf gene encoding UDP-galactopyranose mutase — protein sequence MTSADSRGAATQSSGPYDLIVVGSGFFGLTIAERAATQLDKRVLVVERRHHLGGNAYSEAEPTTGIEVHKYGAHLFHNSNQRVWDYVRQFTDFTGYQHRVFAMYDGQAYQFPMGLGLVSQFFGRYYSPDEARALIAEQSAEINTDDAQNLEEKAISLIGRPLYEAFVKGYTAKQWQTDPKDLPASIISRLPVRYNFDNRYFNDTYEGLPVDGYTAWLENMAADERIDVVLNTDWFDVREQLRAESPGAPVLYTGPLDRYFDYSEGRLGWRTLDFEMEVLPIGDFQGTPVMNYNDPDVPFTRIHEFRHFHPERDYPTDKTVIMREYSRFANDDDEPYYPINTDSDRAILAAYRARAKAETEENRVLFGGRLGTYQYLDMHMAIASALNMYDNVLMPHLRDGAALGDAGTESS from the coding sequence ATGACCTCCGCTGATTCCCGGGGCGCTGCGACCCAGTCCTCCGGCCCTTATGACCTCATCGTCGTCGGCTCCGGATTCTTCGGACTGACGATTGCCGAGCGCGCGGCAACCCAACTCGACAAGCGGGTGCTGGTCGTCGAGCGCCGTCACCATCTCGGCGGCAACGCCTATTCAGAAGCCGAGCCCACAACCGGCATCGAGGTGCACAAGTACGGCGCCCACCTGTTCCACAACTCCAATCAGCGGGTGTGGGACTACGTGCGGCAGTTCACCGACTTCACCGGCTACCAGCACCGCGTCTTTGCCATGTACGACGGCCAGGCCTACCAGTTCCCGATGGGGCTGGGCCTGGTGTCGCAGTTCTTCGGGCGTTATTACAGCCCCGACGAGGCGCGGGCCCTGATCGCCGAGCAGTCCGCCGAGATCAACACCGACGACGCGCAGAACCTCGAAGAGAAGGCCATCTCGCTGATCGGCCGGCCGCTCTACGAGGCCTTCGTCAAGGGCTACACCGCCAAGCAGTGGCAGACCGATCCCAAGGACCTGCCCGCGTCGATCATCAGCCGCCTGCCGGTGCGCTACAACTTCGACAACCGCTACTTCAACGACACGTATGAGGGCCTGCCGGTCGACGGCTACACCGCGTGGCTCGAGAACATGGCCGCCGACGAGCGCATCGACGTCGTGCTCAACACCGACTGGTTCGACGTGCGCGAGCAGCTGCGGGCCGAGAGCCCCGGCGCGCCGGTGCTGTACACCGGCCCGCTCGACCGCTACTTCGACTACTCCGAGGGCCGGCTGGGCTGGCGCACGCTGGACTTCGAGATGGAAGTACTGCCCATCGGAGACTTCCAGGGCACGCCCGTCATGAACTACAACGACCCCGACGTGCCGTTCACCCGCATCCACGAGTTCCGGCACTTCCACCCCGAGCGGGATTACCCGACGGACAAGACCGTCATCATGCGGGAGTACTCGCGCTTCGCCAACGACGACGACGAGCCGTACTACCCGATCAACACCGATTCGGATCGCGCGATCCTGGCGGCCTACCGCGCCAGGGCCAAGGCCGAAACCGAGGAGAACCGAGTGCTGTTCGGGGGCCGGCTGGGCACCTATCAGTACCTCGACATGCACATGGCCATCGCCAGTGCGCTGAACATGTACGACAACGTGCTGATGCCGCATCTGCGTGACGGCGCGGCACTCGGCGACGCCGGTACAGAAAGTAGCTGA
- a CDS encoding lysophospholipid acyltransferase family protein, whose protein sequence is MEPVYGTVIKLARTVWRAQGLKFTVTGAENLPVSGGAVVAINHTSYFDFTFAGLPAVMQKRGRKVRFMAKKEVFDNKYGGWLMRKMRHIAVDRGSGADSYAEAVKQLKAGELVGVYPEATISRSFEIKAFKSGAARMAIEADVPIVPHIIWGAQRIWTKGHPRNMRRPKVPIFIHVGEPIYPTLPAAELTALLHARMQHLLSEVQDRYPEHPAGEFWVPHRLGGGAPTLAEADQMDLDEAREKAARRAARQAEGAPE, encoded by the coding sequence GTGGAACCGGTATATGGCACCGTGATCAAACTGGCGCGCACGGTGTGGCGGGCACAGGGTCTGAAATTCACCGTGACCGGCGCGGAGAACCTGCCGGTCAGCGGCGGCGCGGTGGTCGCGATCAACCACACCAGCTACTTCGACTTCACGTTCGCCGGGTTGCCCGCCGTCATGCAGAAGCGGGGCCGCAAGGTGCGGTTCATGGCGAAGAAGGAAGTCTTCGACAACAAGTACGGCGGCTGGCTGATGCGCAAGATGCGCCACATCGCCGTCGACCGCGGCAGCGGCGCGGACTCGTACGCCGAGGCGGTCAAGCAACTCAAGGCGGGCGAGCTCGTCGGCGTCTACCCCGAGGCCACCATCAGCCGCAGTTTCGAGATCAAGGCGTTCAAGTCGGGCGCGGCCCGCATGGCCATCGAGGCCGACGTGCCGATCGTCCCGCACATCATCTGGGGCGCCCAGCGGATCTGGACCAAGGGCCATCCGCGCAACATGCGCCGCCCCAAGGTGCCGATCTTCATCCACGTCGGTGAGCCCATCTACCCGACGCTGCCCGCCGCCGAGCTGACGGCGCTGTTGCACGCCCGCATGCAGCACCTGCTGTCGGAGGTCCAGGACCGCTATCCCGAACATCCCGCCGGCGAGTTCTGGGTGCCGCATCGGTTGGGCGGCGGGGCGCCGACGCTGGCCGAGGCCGACCAGATGGACCTCGACGAAGCGCGCGAGAAGGCGGCACGCCGCGCGGCGCGGCAGGCGGAAGGTGCGCCGGAGTAG
- a CDS encoding DUF5718 family protein, which translates to MIDLDLDDMRGWFGFGVAGNFAGHLEQAGEAVDFVNVRSEGGAPKGIFPWYAPGSDTFLGEFPLSTDAVILPVSDTPLNLQIEPEVGLACEVSWLGDRVVGLRPFALGAFNDCSIRRPNAPKISHKKNWGPASKGVAPRFFAIDDLSPDGPTSSLRLASFLDDGSGVEQAYGQDSPLLGYSYYGTQLLDWIVDRLANQKGSDDTPLEDVGALMVAAGHPAHLLVGIGATRYTELGESTYLKPGDRAIVRVYDTASDDVSELRQTVRAAG; encoded by the coding sequence ATGATCGATCTCGACCTCGACGACATGCGTGGCTGGTTCGGCTTCGGAGTGGCGGGCAACTTCGCCGGGCACCTCGAACAGGCCGGGGAGGCAGTCGATTTCGTCAACGTCCGGTCCGAGGGCGGGGCGCCGAAGGGCATCTTTCCCTGGTACGCGCCGGGCAGCGACACGTTCCTCGGCGAGTTCCCGCTGTCGACCGACGCGGTGATCCTGCCGGTGAGTGACACCCCGCTGAACCTGCAGATCGAGCCCGAGGTCGGGCTGGCGTGCGAGGTGTCGTGGTTGGGCGACCGGGTTGTCGGGCTGCGGCCGTTCGCGCTGGGCGCGTTCAACGACTGCTCGATCCGCCGGCCGAACGCACCGAAGATCAGCCACAAGAAGAACTGGGGTCCGGCCTCCAAGGGGGTGGCCCCGCGGTTCTTCGCGATCGACGACCTGAGCCCCGACGGACCGACGTCGTCGCTGCGGCTGGCGAGCTTCCTCGACGATGGCAGCGGTGTCGAGCAGGCGTACGGCCAGGACAGCCCGCTGCTGGGCTACTCGTACTACGGGACGCAGCTGCTGGACTGGATCGTCGACCGGCTGGCGAACCAGAAGGGTTCGGACGACACACCTTTGGAGGATGTCGGCGCCCTGATGGTGGCCGCGGGGCACCCGGCGCACCTGCTCGTCGGCATCGGCGCGACGCGCTACACCGAGCTGGGGGAGTCCACCTACCTCAAGCCGGGCGACCGGGCCATCGTGCGCGTGTACGACACCGCGTCCGACGATGTCTCGGAGCTGCGGCAGACGGTGCGCGCGGCGGGTTAG
- a CDS encoding Rieske 2Fe-2S domain-containing protein gives MQVTSVGHAGFRIDTAAGSILCDPWVNPAYFASWFPFPDNSQLDWDALGDCDYLYVSHLHKDHFDPEHLRAHVNKDATVLLPDYPVPDLRRELEALGFHTFFETTDSVKHRVSGPKGDLDVMIIALRAPADGPIGDSGLVVSDGETVAFNMNDARPIDLDMVATEFGDVDVHMLQYSGAIWYPMVYDMPARAKEAFGTQKRQRQMDRCRQYIAQVGATWVVPSAGPPCFLDAELRWLNDDHDDPANIFPDQAVFLDQLRSHGHDGGLLMIPGTVASFTGPALDSLVHPIPDAEAEAIFTTGKAAYIEAYAQRMASVLAAEKASWAPASGDSLLEPLRAKFEPIMVQSDQICDGIGYPVELRIGTETVVLDFPKRAVREAIPDEKFRYGFGIAPELVRTVLRDDEPDWVNTIFLSTRFQAWRVGGYNEYLYTFFKCLTDERIAYADGWFAEAHDTSASIELGGYEIQRRCPHLKADLSKFGIVEGNTLTCNLHGWQWNLDNGRCLTSKGHELRSAKR, from the coding sequence GTGCAGGTCACAAGCGTTGGACACGCCGGATTCCGGATCGATACCGCCGCGGGCAGCATTCTGTGCGACCCGTGGGTGAACCCTGCCTACTTCGCGTCATGGTTCCCGTTCCCCGACAACAGCCAATTGGACTGGGACGCGCTCGGCGACTGCGACTACCTGTACGTCAGCCACCTGCACAAGGATCACTTCGACCCGGAGCACCTGCGCGCCCACGTCAACAAGGACGCGACGGTGCTGCTGCCCGACTACCCGGTGCCGGACCTGCGTCGTGAGCTCGAGGCCCTCGGCTTCCACACGTTCTTCGAGACCACCGATTCGGTGAAGCACCGCGTCAGCGGGCCCAAGGGCGACCTCGACGTCATGATCATCGCGCTGCGCGCCCCGGCCGACGGTCCGATCGGCGACTCGGGCCTCGTGGTGTCCGACGGCGAGACCGTCGCGTTCAACATGAACGACGCCCGCCCGATCGACCTCGACATGGTGGCCACCGAGTTCGGCGACGTCGACGTCCACATGCTGCAGTACTCGGGCGCCATCTGGTACCCCATGGTCTACGACATGCCGGCCCGGGCCAAGGAGGCCTTCGGCACCCAGAAACGTCAGCGGCAGATGGACCGCTGTCGCCAGTACATCGCGCAGGTCGGTGCGACCTGGGTGGTGCCGTCGGCCGGCCCGCCATGCTTCCTGGACGCCGAATTACGTTGGCTCAACGACGATCACGACGATCCGGCCAACATCTTCCCCGACCAGGCAGTGTTCCTGGACCAGCTGCGCAGCCACGGCCACGACGGCGGGCTGCTGATGATCCCCGGCACGGTGGCCTCGTTCACCGGGCCTGCACTGGACTCGCTGGTGCATCCGATTCCCGACGCCGAGGCCGAGGCGATCTTCACCACCGGCAAGGCCGCCTACATCGAGGCCTACGCCCAGCGCATGGCGTCCGTGCTCGCCGCCGAAAAGGCCTCGTGGGCACCGGCTTCCGGCGATTCGCTGCTGGAGCCGCTGCGCGCCAAGTTCGAGCCGATCATGGTGCAGAGCGACCAGATCTGCGACGGCATCGGTTATCCCGTGGAGCTCCGCATCGGTACCGAGACCGTGGTGCTGGACTTCCCGAAACGCGCTGTGCGGGAGGCCATTCCGGACGAGAAATTCCGCTACGGCTTCGGGATCGCACCCGAACTGGTGCGCACCGTACTACGCGACGACGAGCCGGACTGGGTCAACACCATCTTCCTGTCCACCCGCTTCCAGGCCTGGCGGGTCGGGGGCTACAACGAGTACCTGTACACGTTCTTCAAGTGCCTGACCGACGAGCGCATCGCGTACGCCGACGGCTGGTTCGCCGAGGCGCACGACACCTCGGCGTCGATCGAGTTGGGCGGCTACGAGATTCAGCGCCGGTGCCCGCACCTGAAGGCCGACCTGTCGAAGTTCGGGATCGTCGAGGGCAACACGCTGACGTGCAACCTGCACGGCTGGCAGTGGAACCTGGACAACGGCCGCTGCCTGACCTCCAAGGGTCACGAGCTGCGGAGCGCCAAGCGGTGA
- a CDS encoding HAD family hydrolase: MLPALIATDVDGTLLDTHERVTPRTRAAVQAAVANGAKFVLATGRPPRWIPPVVDALGLSPLAVCANGAVLYDSATDRIVSAHTLSPDALGELAEIATRVIPGVGLAVERVGRTAFDESMPQFASSPGYEHAWHNPDNTEVSVEDMLSVPAVKLLIRKAGAHSADLAAALAPHVGVTGDLTYSTNNGLIEVVPLGISKATGVAEIIRPLGLTADDVVTFGDMPNDIPMLTWAGLGVAMGNAHPEALEAADEVTTTNSDDGVARVLERWWL, encoded by the coding sequence ATGCTGCCCGCGCTGATCGCCACCGACGTCGACGGCACGCTGCTCGACACCCATGAGCGGGTGACGCCGCGGACCCGCGCCGCCGTGCAGGCCGCCGTCGCGAACGGCGCGAAGTTCGTGCTCGCCACCGGCCGGCCGCCGCGCTGGATACCGCCGGTGGTGGACGCCCTGGGACTGTCGCCGCTTGCGGTGTGCGCCAACGGTGCGGTGCTCTATGACTCCGCGACGGACCGCATCGTCTCGGCCCACACCTTGAGCCCGGATGCGTTGGGCGAGTTGGCCGAGATCGCCACTCGGGTGATCCCGGGCGTCGGGCTGGCGGTCGAACGCGTGGGCCGTACCGCGTTCGACGAGTCCATGCCGCAGTTCGCGAGCTCGCCGGGCTACGAGCATGCCTGGCACAACCCCGACAACACCGAGGTGTCGGTGGAGGACATGCTCAGCGTGCCGGCGGTGAAGCTGTTGATCCGCAAGGCGGGCGCGCACAGTGCCGATCTGGCCGCGGCGCTGGCCCCGCATGTCGGCGTCACGGGCGACCTGACCTATTCGACCAACAACGGGCTCATCGAGGTGGTGCCGCTGGGCATCAGCAAGGCCACGGGAGTCGCCGAGATCATCCGCCCGCTGGGTCTGACCGCCGACGACGTCGTCACCTTCGGTGACATGCCCAACGACATCCCGATGCTGACCTGGGCCGGCCTGGGAGTGGCGATGGGCAATGCGCATCCGGAGGCCCTCGAGGCTGCCGACGAGGTCACCACGACCAACAGCGACGACGGGGTGGCCCGGGTGCTCGAACGCTGGTGGCTCTAG
- a CDS encoding glycosyltransferase yields MSDIPSGALASGESRAVSLLSRVILPRPGEPLDVRKLYIEESSTNARRAHAPTRTTLEIGGESEVSFATYFNAFPASYWRRWSILTSVVLRVELTGGARVDVYRSKATGARITVGGSEIASGDDGLPAVVEFEIGLEPFEDGGWIWFDITTDTAVTVLGAGWYAPVEAPGRANITIGIPTFNRPADAVNALAALTSDPLVDQVIGAVIVSDQGANKVKDHPDFAAAAAPLADRLAIHNQPNLGGSGGYSRVMYEALKHTDCEQILFMDDDIRVEPDSILRALAFNRFAKTPTLVGGQMLNLQEPSHLHVMGEMVDSANFMWTHAINAEYDHNFAKYPLADEEEYRSRILHRRIDVDYNGWWMCMIPRAVAEELGQPLPLFIKWDDADYGLRAGEHGYPTVTLPGAAIWHMAWSDKDDAIDWQAYFHLRNRLVVAALHWDGNIRGLVASHFKATMKHLLCLEYSTVAIQNRAMDDFLAGPDNLFTILESALPDVRAMRNEYPDAVVLESATSLPAPSDKKWRRKVKIPTSPPAIAIRLTRGVVNQLKPHDPEHHVRPQINVATQDARWFSLCMVDGVTVTTADGRGVVYRQRDREKMFELLRESLKRQALLARRFNRLRKVYRNALPELTSKERWETVLLASQPESAGAR; encoded by the coding sequence ATGAGCGACATCCCGTCCGGCGCATTGGCGTCGGGAGAGTCCCGTGCGGTGAGCCTGCTGTCGCGGGTCATCCTGCCCCGTCCGGGTGAGCCCCTCGACGTCCGCAAGCTGTACATCGAGGAGTCGTCCACCAACGCCCGGCGCGCGCATGCCCCGACCCGCACCACGCTGGAAATCGGTGGGGAGTCCGAGGTTTCGTTCGCCACCTACTTCAACGCGTTCCCGGCCAGCTACTGGCGCCGCTGGTCGATCCTGACCTCGGTGGTGCTGCGCGTCGAGCTGACCGGCGGCGCGCGTGTCGACGTCTACCGCTCGAAGGCGACCGGCGCCCGAATCACCGTGGGCGGCAGCGAGATTGCCAGCGGCGACGACGGCCTGCCGGCAGTGGTCGAGTTCGAGATCGGGCTGGAGCCGTTCGAGGACGGCGGCTGGATCTGGTTCGACATCACCACCGACACTGCGGTGACGGTGCTGGGCGCCGGCTGGTACGCGCCCGTGGAGGCGCCCGGGCGGGCGAACATCACGATCGGTATCCCGACCTTCAACCGGCCGGCGGACGCCGTCAACGCGCTCGCGGCGCTGACGTCGGATCCGTTGGTGGACCAGGTGATCGGCGCGGTCATCGTGTCTGATCAGGGTGCGAACAAGGTGAAGGACCACCCCGACTTCGCGGCCGCGGCGGCCCCGCTGGCCGACCGGCTGGCCATCCACAACCAGCCGAACCTCGGTGGCTCCGGCGGCTACAGCCGCGTGATGTACGAAGCGCTGAAACACACTGACTGCGAACAGATTCTGTTCATGGACGACGACATCCGCGTCGAGCCCGACTCGATCCTGCGGGCGCTGGCGTTCAACCGGTTCGCCAAGACGCCGACCCTGGTCGGTGGCCAGATGCTCAACCTGCAGGAGCCCTCGCACCTGCACGTCATGGGCGAGATGGTCGACTCGGCCAACTTCATGTGGACGCACGCCATCAACGCCGAGTACGACCACAACTTCGCGAAGTACCCCCTCGCCGACGAGGAGGAGTACCGCAGCCGAATCCTGCACCGCCGCATCGACGTCGACTACAACGGCTGGTGGATGTGCATGATCCCGCGCGCCGTCGCCGAGGAGCTGGGGCAGCCGCTGCCGCTGTTCATCAAGTGGGACGACGCCGACTACGGCCTGCGTGCGGGCGAACACGGCTACCCGACGGTGACGCTGCCCGGCGCGGCGATCTGGCACATGGCGTGGAGCGACAAAGACGACGCCATCGACTGGCAGGCGTACTTCCACCTGCGCAACCGCCTCGTCGTGGCGGCGCTGCACTGGGACGGCAACATCCGTGGCCTGGTTGCGAGCCACTTCAAGGCGACCATGAAACACCTGCTGTGCCTTGAGTATTCGACGGTGGCCATCCAGAACCGGGCGATGGACGACTTCCTCGCCGGGCCGGACAACCTGTTCACCATCCTCGAGTCCGCACTGCCCGACGTGCGCGCCATGCGTAACGAGTACCCCGACGCCGTTGTGCTGGAAAGCGCCACCTCGCTGCCCGCGCCATCGGACAAGAAGTGGCGCCGGAAGGTCAAGATTCCCACCAGCCCGCCGGCGATCGCGATCCGGCTCACTCGTGGCGTCGTCAACCAGCTCAAGCCGCACGACCCGGAACACCATGTGCGGCCGCAGATCAACGTCGCGACGCAGGACGCCCGCTGGTTCTCGCTGTGCATGGTCGACGGTGTCACCGTCACCACTGCCGACGGCCGCGGTGTCGTCTACCGCCAGCGCGACCGCGAGAAGATGTTCGAGTTGCTGCGGGAATCGCTCAAGCGTCAGGCGCTGCTGGCCCGCAGGTTCAACCGCCTGCGGAAGGTTTACCGCAACGCGCTGCCGGAGCTGACGAGCAAGGAGAGGTGGGAGACCGTGCTGTTGGCCTCCCAGCCGGAATCGGCCGGTGCCCGGTGA
- a CDS encoding N-acetylmuramoyl-L-alanine amidase yields MPRRRPAPSILLSALAATVVMVPLAVSGIPNIPGLTDDKPSAPELHTQPLAGVGGGQTVREIHQDTPFSLVALTASDFTGTSARVRAQKADGSWGPWYEVEAPDGVGEARATTRGTEPVFVGRTKTVQIAVTRPAEAAATPPAGDRPQGPGLGYRPVDVEKPLGASMKAVLISPPEAPADVQFQPTAVSAPNQPPNIISRAQWGANESVRCGQPVYDPGVRAAIVHHTAGSNDYAPEDSAGIVRSIYEYHTRELGWCDIAYNALVDKYGQVFEGRFGGMTRPVEGSHTGGFNVDTWGVAMLGDFDAVPPTPLQLKMTGRLIGWRLSLDHVNPLGSVVLTSGGGSFTHFPAGATPTLPTIFTHRDVGNTDCPGNAAYAAMGELRDIAASFTAPPGALSAMDMLRGGAIFDKWQAMGGASGPLGVATSPEAAADGHTRYATFDHGAMYWSPATGAQPLTGALYDAWGALGFERGALGLPTSGEIAEPQWIVQNFQHGTLNFDRENGTVTRVIDGVPQELPPPPKQEPVQLERFSRIEMQS; encoded by the coding sequence GTGCCGCGCCGTCGTCCCGCACCGTCAATACTGTTGTCCGCTCTGGCGGCGACCGTCGTGATGGTGCCGCTGGCCGTCAGCGGCATCCCGAACATCCCCGGCCTGACGGACGACAAGCCGTCGGCGCCGGAGCTCCACACGCAGCCGCTGGCCGGCGTCGGTGGCGGGCAGACCGTCCGGGAAATCCACCAGGACACTCCTTTCTCCCTGGTCGCGCTCACGGCGTCGGACTTCACCGGAACCTCGGCCCGGGTGCGCGCCCAGAAGGCCGACGGATCCTGGGGCCCCTGGTACGAGGTCGAGGCGCCAGATGGTGTCGGCGAGGCGCGCGCCACGACGCGCGGCACCGAACCCGTGTTCGTCGGCCGCACCAAAACCGTCCAGATCGCGGTGACCCGGCCCGCCGAAGCCGCTGCCACGCCACCCGCCGGCGACCGGCCGCAGGGTCCCGGCCTGGGGTACCGCCCCGTCGACGTCGAGAAACCGTTGGGCGCCAGCATGAAAGCAGTGCTCATCAGTCCGCCGGAGGCTCCGGCCGATGTGCAGTTCCAGCCGACCGCGGTGTCGGCGCCGAACCAGCCACCCAACATCATCAGCCGGGCCCAGTGGGGCGCCAACGAGAGCGTGCGCTGCGGACAACCGGTCTATGACCCGGGCGTGCGCGCCGCCATCGTGCACCACACCGCCGGCAGCAACGACTACGCGCCCGAGGATTCCGCGGGCATCGTCCGGTCGATCTACGAGTACCACACCCGCGAATTGGGTTGGTGCGACATCGCTTACAACGCCCTGGTCGACAAGTACGGCCAGGTTTTCGAGGGCCGGTTCGGCGGCATGACGCGCCCCGTCGAAGGCTCGCACACCGGCGGATTCAACGTCGACACCTGGGGTGTGGCGATGCTCGGCGACTTCGACGCCGTGCCCCCGACCCCGCTGCAGCTGAAGATGACCGGCCGGCTGATCGGCTGGCGGCTGAGCCTGGACCACGTCAACCCGCTCGGCAGCGTGGTGCTGACGTCGGGCGGCGGCTCGTTCACCCACTTCCCCGCCGGCGCGACGCCGACGCTGCCGACGATCTTCACCCACCGCGACGTCGGCAACACCGACTGCCCGGGTAACGCCGCCTACGCAGCCATGGGCGAATTGCGGGATATCGCAGCATCTTTCACGGCCCCACCGGGCGCCCTCAGTGCGATGGACATGCTGCGCGGCGGTGCCATCTTCGACAAGTGGCAGGCGATGGGCGGGGCGTCCGGCCCGCTCGGCGTCGCCACGTCACCGGAGGCCGCGGCCGACGGGCACACCCGCTACGCCACGTTCGACCACGGCGCCATGTACTGGTCACCGGCCACCGGCGCCCAGCCGCTCACCGGTGCCCTCTACGACGCCTGGGGCGCACTGGGTTTCGAACGCGGCGCACTCGGACTGCCGACCAGCGGCGAAATCGCCGAACCGCAGTGGATCGTGCAGAACTTCCAGCACGGCACTCTCAACTTCGACCGCGAGAACGGGACCGTCACGCGCGTCATCGACGGTGTGCCGCAAGAACTTCCGCCGCCGCCGAAGCAGGAGCCGGTGCAGCTCGAGCGGTTCAGCCGCATCGAGATGCAGAGCTGA
- a CDS encoding aminoglycoside 3'-phosphotransferase, with the protein MTFPSGPVPVPDVVHALATGRPVTAVWENELGGVTFAIGAGDEYVKTYPAEHAPLLTDEAVRLRWAGRYIAVPPVLGEGAGWLHTVGLPGRSAVDPRWADDPETAARAIGAGLRAMHDALPVADCPFGRPSWVGVVPDPDRLVVCHGDACSPNTLMSDDGAFVGHVDIGDLGVADRWADLAIATMSLDWNYPGNYEAALLDAYGVVRDDERIAYYRSLWDAPESG; encoded by the coding sequence GTGACCTTCCCCAGCGGACCTGTTCCCGTTCCCGACGTCGTCCACGCGCTGGCCACCGGCCGTCCCGTGACCGCGGTCTGGGAGAACGAACTCGGCGGCGTGACGTTCGCCATCGGCGCCGGCGACGAGTACGTCAAGACCTATCCCGCCGAGCACGCGCCGTTGCTGACCGACGAGGCCGTCCGGCTGCGCTGGGCCGGCCGGTACATCGCCGTCCCGCCCGTGCTCGGCGAGGGCGCGGGCTGGCTGCACACCGTCGGCCTGCCCGGCCGCTCCGCCGTCGACCCGCGCTGGGCCGACGATCCCGAGACCGCAGCCCGCGCGATCGGGGCCGGACTGCGGGCCATGCACGACGCGCTGCCCGTCGCGGACTGCCCGTTCGGGCGGCCCTCCTGGGTCGGGGTGGTCCCCGACCCGGACCGGCTCGTGGTCTGCCACGGCGACGCGTGCTCGCCGAACACCCTGATGAGCGACGACGGCGCGTTCGTCGGGCACGTCGACATCGGGGACCTCGGGGTGGCCGACCGGTGGGCCGACCTGGCCATCGCCACCATGTCCCTGGACTGGAACTACCCCGGCAACTACGAGGCCGCCCTGCTGGACGCCTATGGGGTGGTGCGCGACGACGAACGCATCGCCTACTACCGCTCGCTCTGGGACGCTCCGGAATCCGGCTAG